The Mycolicibacterium flavescens genomic interval CCGCCTTCGTCGCACCGTTGCGCAGTGCATCACGCCGATGCTGCGTCCACCGGAGGCTGACCGGCGTAGGGGTCAACCCCCTGGGCGGTCGGGTCAGACACAGCCTCCAGACCTAGTGCATGCGAACCATTCCCGGCAGTCCGCTTCTCGGATTTCGGAGCATGCCGTGCCATGGTGCGAACGATCCCGATTCCGACGTCGGTCCGTGCGGCGATGGTCGTCAGCGTCTCACCACGGCCCTGCATACGTGCAACCGCCGCGCCGGCCTTGGCCCGATGACCGGCCACCCGCTTGGCCGCTTCTGCGTCGACCTGCGCGCGCAGCTGGGCCAGGCGCTCCTTCTTCCACGTTTCGACTTCGGCGACCTTGCCGACCGCGACGAGAAAGTCCGCGGCGTCATCGATGTTCGCCTTATCCCGCGCGGCGCGTTCCTCGTTGGCGCGTCGGGTCGCTTCGCGTGCCCGGCGCCGGGCTTCCACCTTGGACGTTGCTGCTGTCATGGTCGCCGACAGTAGAAGGTTCACCGGCGACCGGCCACCACCGCAGCCACATTCGCCTCCCACCAATTTTTTCGCCTTCACCACATCCGTCCACCACCACTCACTTCCTCCGCGCCCACAGCCCGCGTCCCTCACCACCGCGCACCGCCCACTCAGCTCCCAGCCCCATGACCCCCTTCCGTAGCCCCACCACAGACCACACACCTCTTGCACTCAGGTCCAGAAGATCGCCAATCAACTTAAAGTTGACGCACGCGGGTGGCGCTTGGGGCGAGAGCCGCCAAGCCGCCATTGAACCATTTCCCGTTTGTGCTGATGAGCGATTTCGGCCCAGATCGTGGTAACTTGCCGTTGACATTGACAACTGTGAGTTGACCGTCTGGAGGCCTTCAGTTGAGCGTTCCAGGTTCGGCGCACCTCGTTCTCGCCGCGGGCGTGGTCCATCTTGATGAACCGTCCGCGGTCTTTGAAGCGATGCTGTCGGGGTGGCGACGCCAGCAGAAGTCCCGGCTGCTTGCCGAGGCCACGATCGAATCGCGATTGGCGTTCGTGCGACGGTTCGCTGCGTTCGCCGAGACGCATCCGTGGGATTGGACGGCCGGCGATGTCGAGGACTTCACGGCGGCTCTGATGTCGGGAAACAACCGCAAGGCGCCCTCGACAATTCGCGGCTACCACATGACGCTGCGGTTGTTTTGTGACTACCTACTCGATGGCCGTTATGGCTGGATCTCGCAGTGCGAGCAGCGGTTCGAAAGGATCCCGTCGCAGGTCTGCCATGACTTCAACACCGCGGCGCATCTGGTCGAATACGAGGGCAAGCCCGCCCGCCGGCCGTTCACCTACGACGAGGTGGAAACGTTGTTCGCGTTCCTTGCCGATCGAGTGGACATCATTGCGCGTTCGGGTCGCAAAGGCGCGTTGGCGGCGTTGCGCGACGCGCAGATGATCAAGACGGCCTACGCCTTCGGGTTACGCCGTCGAGAGCTGTGCTACCTCGACGTGGCCGACCTGCGTCCCAACCCGCGGATGCCGGCGTGGGGAACGTTCGGCGCCGTCCACGTCCGGTATGCCAAGTCCAGCCGCGGCAGCGCCCCTCGGCGTCGCACGGTGCTGGCCGTTCCCGAGTTCGACTGGGTGATCGACGGACTGCGCCAATGGGTCGATCAAGCCCGGCCGCTTCTGAGTCCCGGCAGCCGTCAAGAGTTGTGGCTGACTGAGCGTCGGCAGCGGGTGGCGACCAAGCAAATGGACAAGCGATTCGCCTACTTGCGGGCGCAGGCCGGTCTGCCTCAAGACCTCACCCTGCACTGCCTGCGGCACTCCTATGTGACCCACCTGATCGAGTTCGGTTACCCGGAACGGTTCGTTACCGAGCAGGTCGGACATTCTTACGCCTCGACCACCGCGATTTACACCTCGGTGTCCAACGACTTCAAGACCAAAACGTTGCAGGCGGCGCTGCGCCGCGTCTACGGATCCGCGACGACTGAAGGGAGCCAGGATGAGCACTAGAACCGTCCTCCGGTGGAACCTGCGCCGCCTGATGGCCGAGAACGGCATGTTCGCCACCACCGACCTCGTCGCACCGCTGCACGAACGTGGCGTGGAGATCTCCCGACAGATGGTTCACCGGATCGCTACCAAGCCTCCACAGCGCATCAATCTCGACCTGCTGGCGGCGCTGTGCGACATCCTGGCGTGCACCCCCAACGATCTGTTCGAGCTCGCCCAAGAACAGATCCGCGAGGCACCCGCAGTCAACGACAGCGGGTCCGGGATCGGCGACCTGCGGCCGATCCGCGCCAGGATCCGCCGCCCCGGCGACAACGAGTGAATCGACGAGCCTGCTGGGAGTGCGCAAGCACCAACTACCTGACCCGGCTGACGCATGGGTGTCGCATTTGTGTCGGCTGCCGTCGCAGGCGGCACTACCACCCCGAAACCTGTCCGGGCTGCCATGTCGTGCGGCCGCTGGCATGGCGACGCGGCGAGACGGTGGTGTGCGCGTCATGTGCCGGTGTCGAGTCGATCTTCGGGTGCCGCGAATGCGGGCGCGAAGACCATCCCTACGGGCACAATCGGTGCGCGCGATGCTTCCTGCGTGAACGCCTCAGCGACTTGCTCGCCGACCCGACGACCGGCCAGATTCACCGCCAATTGCGGCCGGTCTTCGACGAGCTGGTGAACTCCGAACGCCCACAAACAGGGCTGTGGTGGCTGCGCAAGAAACCTGGCATCGGCCCCCAACTTCTCGGGCAGATGGCTTGCGGCGCGGTCGACATCAGCCACGACACCTTCCGCACCCTGCCCTCGGATCGTGCCCACGACTACCTTCGCAGTCTTCTCGTCGCGGTCGGTGTCCTGGAACCGTTCGACATCCGCATCGAACGGATGCTGCCCTGGATCGAAGACATCGTCGCCGAACTGCCCGCCGAGGACGCCGCCTTGATTCGCCGATTCGCGCACTGGCAGGTGCTGCGAGGAATGCGCAAGGCCGCCCGTGAAGACCGGTTGACCAAGTCGATGGCCGATGCGTGTCGACGGCGCATCCGCGTCGCGATCGAGTTCGTGGGCTTCCTCGCCCGCCATGACGCCAGTGCGGCGACCGCGACCCAGGATCTGTTGGAGCGCTACCAAGAACACGTCGGCAGGATGCTGAACCATGAGTACGCCTTCATCGTCTGGCTACGCCAATCCCGCACCAACACCAAACTCCGAGTCCCCGACGTCCCGCAGTCACCGCCCTCAGTAACCGTCTCCGATACGCAGCGGTGGGCGGCCGTAGAGCGTCTGCTGCACGACACGACCGTGCGCCGTTATACACGAATTGCGGGCCTGCTCACATTGCTGTTCGCACAGCCGCTTTCACGCATCGTCGCCATGCGCACCAGTCAGGTCGCGATCACCGACGACCGGGCCGTGCACGTCACCTTCAGCAAGATTCCAGTCCAGATGCCGCCGCTCCTCGACGACCTCATCCGTGAGCACCTCGAGCACCGCGGCAAAAGCCTCTACGCCTCACGCGGAACCGGCTGGCTGTTCCGCGGCGGCAACCCTGCAGCGCACCTCGCCACCGAGAACATCCGCTCCCAGCTCGTCGCCATCGGGATCAAGCCCTACGAGAACCGCAAAGCGACCCTCTTCCACCTCTCCGGCGACATGCCCGCACCAGTCCTGGCCGAACTGCTCGGGCTCACCGACAAAAACGCCGCCGACTGGGCCAGACTTGCTGCCCGCGACTGGACCGCCTACATCGCCGAAAGAGCCCGCTGACCGTATCGCTGTGCCTCAGATGGATTTCGCGGCGGCGGTTCCAGCGCTTGAGTTCTCGCGAGTGATTGTTCACTGCGTGGCGTCGACGCTGTCGAGCCTGCACTTCTCCACCCAAGTCGCCAGAAGGCTTAAAGCGGCGAGCCTCTCGGCGGCCTCCTGCGCCGATAGCTGCGTCCGGTCGTGGGTGGTTGGGTTTCGGATCGCAGCATGGACGCCCGTCGAGAAACTCAACAAGCCGCGGTTCATCGATATGACGGTCTGGTCTTGATTACCTCCGAGCCAGCGCAATCGCGGAGCACCAGCCTTGGGTGGACTCTGCGAGAAGGCCTGCGTGAAAACGTCCTTGTCGTCGAGGTCAGTCCTTCCGGTGAGCTGGCGGACGTGGTCGATGACAGCGCCCACGGCGGATGACACCGCTTCGCGGTACAACTCGATGCGCCATTGGCCTCGAGCCGCGCCCCAGACCAAAGGGTGCATATCCTCGATGCTGATGTCGCCGGTGACATCGACACGGTCGACCATCGATTCAAGGATGCCGATGGTGTGTTCGGACGCGGCGAGGATGTCGTCCGGCTGTACGAGCGAGTGCGGCTGGGTGACAGTTATCCACATCTCGAACGGGTTAACCGGACCGCCGAATCCCGGGCGGGATATCCGCACACCGGTGATGTCGGGAAGATGCGCAATACGGCCAGCTGTCCGTGAGCAGCGGCCCTTCGCCGCCACCCATTCGTCGTCTGACACATCAGATCTCGGTGTCACGGCGGGCAGACTGGCGTAGCCGGCAAGTACCTCGTCAGGCAGGTCGGGACCAGCCATCGCCCGAAGCCCAGCGGTGAACTGACACAGCTCGAGCAGGGCGCTGAACGCCCGCTCAAAGTCGCGCACCTGTTCCGCTGCTCGCCGCAGGAACCGTGGATTCAACTTCAGATC includes:
- the xerD_1 gene encoding site-specific recombinase XerD — its product is MLSGWRRQQKSRLLAEATIESRLAFVRRFAAFAETHPWDWTAGDVEDFTAALMSGNNRKAPSTIRGYHMTLRLFCDYLLDGRYGWISQCEQRFERIPSQVCHDFNTAAHLVEYEGKPARRPFTYDEVETLFAFLADRVDIIARSGRKGALAALRDAQMIKTAYAFGLRRRELCYLDVADLRPNPRMPAWGTFGAVHVRYAKSSRGSAPRRRTVLAVPEFDWVIDGLRQWVDQARPLLSPGSRQELWLTERRQRVATKQMDKRFAYLRAQAGLPQDLTLHCLRHSYVTHLIEFGYPERFVTEQVGHSYASTTAIYTSVSNDFKTKTLQAALRRVYGSATTEGSQDEH
- a CDS encoding putative transcriptional regulator, with the protein product MSTRTVLRWNLRRLMAENGMFATTDLVAPLHERGVEISRQMVHRIATKPPQRINLDLLAALCDILACTPNDLFELAQEQIREAPAVNDSGSGIGDLRPIRARIRRPGDNE
- a CDS encoding TIGR02391 family protein, which codes for MGDNDDLKLNPRFLRRAAEQVRDFERAFSALLELCQFTAGLRAMAGPDLPDEVLAGYASLPAVTPRSDVSDDEWVAAKGRCSRTAGRIAHLPDITGVRISRPGFGGPVNPFEMWITVTQPHSLVQPDDILAASEHTIGILESMVDRVDVTGDISIEDMHPLVWGAARGQWRIELYREAVSSAVGAVIDHVRQLTGRTDLDDKDVFTQAFSQSPPKAGAPRLRWLGGNQDQTVISMNRGLLSFSTGVHAAIRNPTTHDRTQLSAQEAAERLAALSLLATWVEKCRLDSVDATQ
- a CDS encoding site-specific recombinase XerD, with translation MRPLAWRRGETVVCASCAGVESIFGCRECGREDHPYGHNRCARCFLRERLSDLLADPTTGQIHRQLRPVFDELVNSERPQTGLWWLRKKPGIGPQLLGQMACGAVDISHDTFRTLPSDRAHDYLRSLLVAVGVLEPFDIRIERMLPWIEDIVAELPAEDAALIRRFAHWQVLRGMRKAAREDRLTKSMADACRRRIRVAIEFVGFLARHDASAATATQDLLERYQEHVGRMLNHEYAFIVWLRQSRTNTKLRVPDVPQSPPSVTVSDTQRWAAVERLLHDTTVRRYTRIAGLLTLLFAQPLSRIVAMRTSQVAITDDRAVHVTFSKIPVQMPPLLDDLIREHLEHRGKSLYASRGTGWLFRGGNPAAHLATENIRSQLVAIGIKPYENRKATLFHLSGDMPAPVLAELLGLTDKNAADWARLAARDWTAYIAERAR